One Magnolia sinica isolate HGM2019 chromosome 2, MsV1, whole genome shotgun sequence genomic window, TGTATAAAAACTCAACATGATGggacaaatgatggacggagtggatgtcgtataaatatcatggtgggtcccacattttttTTCAAGGTGATAGCGTGGGATGAATAAGAAAAATTGCACTTTTTCATCCTACTAGTCATGCAAAAGATGGTAGACGTTGATTCCTGGAGCTGTAAACGGGTCGGGCCTGAGGTTGATCTCCGCCCGGAATTGGACTGTTTCTCGTTGGGCctattaaaattcagattttggtAGGcgtgagcccagcccattgacacccctaaacCCAGTAGACAAATGCTTAAAAAGGCACTACTGAAGTGTAATGGTAGTACGCCAGCTGGGCCTTCTGGATCAGGTTCAGACCCACATCagaaggtggtccacaccatagtaTTTTCTGTAAGTACAATCCTACGCATTCCAAAAACGTACTAGGATACACACTCTTTAGTATTTTCTAATTCATTTGTAAAAATATCGAATGGTTAGGACCGTTCGTAGCAAATAACACCGACCCATTGGGTTTTTGTAATGGGCCAAGTTTAAGCATGCCATGCTAGGCGTGGCCCCAGCCCAACACTTAATGACCGAGGTCTTTAGCCCAGCACAACCCAGCATGGGCCTAGCACTGTAGGTCCAGGCCTGAGCCCGATGTGGTTCAgataaaaaaattgataaaatcactATTTCCCACTtaaatgttcctaatctatccatgtattaagtgggccacacatgcacaaaagagACATTTTCGAGGAAGAAACCAACGGACAGATTGCCTGACTGATGGAATGGCATATCCTTGGAAGGCCAGACCATTTTGCTCTAAAATAACTTTAGGCCAAGCCCGACCCAGAAAGTTGATTGGACCATGCATATGAGGCACAATCTCAGCCTTTGGGCTAGGCTGGTAGGTCCAACTGTGTTATATTTCAATGGTGCTATTTTGATCACCACTGATAACCATCTAGAGTAGCTTATTAACTTAAAAACTTATAGCGTACgtaaaaaactctctctctctctctctctctctctctctccacgtgcctccggatggatgacatagatgcGTGGGGCTCCAAAAAGTGTGTATATCCCACCTCATGGAAAGCATCACACGTGAGACATGGATGCGTGCATTTGTGTACGTGACGGCACCTGAGAGAGAGAGCGCAATCCTCCGCAACGCTCGCTTTCAACACCTGACGATTATGTGACAGGAATTTCCGTCCATCCGTTGCGTCATTTCTCTTTCACCAcacagaataataataataataaacagcaGGATCTAAAACTCGGGTACGCAACACCAGATGAACAATGCAAAGTCAcctgatgcggcccacctgagtaggctgatttttggtatataTCTTCGTAATCGTCCCCTGATGAACTGTTTAGACTTTAGATGGtatgaaatatatttaaaaaaaaagaaaagaaaagaaaagaaaagttagCACACAAAGCTCTCTACCGTAGGCGTCCCCGTCCATgcttttccttgtggtgtggcccacctaagtcatgggtgggcctgattttcatttttagatCCAATCGTGAGGTGTTAGCTGCTTTGAACGGAGTAGATGTTGCACATAGATGTTGTATGTCAATACAGCTCGGTTGTAGGAATCCAATCCCAATAAAATGAAGCTGGAAAGTGGAAACCCACCAAAGCAACTATCTTCCTAAACAAGCATCTAAAACACAAATAAAATCCTCTTCCTACACACCAacgagattttattatataaataaataaaaaagcgcACGCATGAACGCATGCGCACGAGTGAACACAAACACACAGAAATCCTAAACAGAGACTCCTCTATATAAAACCCCATAAAACAGAAGACCCACTTCCCGCCATTTCCCCAACCGATGGTTATAGCAGTTAAGCTCACGTCCTCGCACCTTCATGCCCTGCACGTGCCTTACCCTCAACCCCCTGAGCCATGTCCTTGGTCCGCTGCCCAAGGTACCCGCCCATGTCCATCATCCGGCGCTTGGCATGGTCGAGGTGATCCGGGACCGTGGTACGGTCCCCACGGATGTAGTTGGCGATCCACGACAGTGATGAGAGGGCGGTGAGGCCAAACGCTCCCGACGTGAGGAAGCCGGCCACCGCCAGCCCGACCACGATCGTGGCAGGGACGATTACGGGGCTGAAGATGATGAAGACGGGTGTGGCAAGCGCGAGGCCGATGAAGCTGCCGGTCAGCGTGATGCCGGAGAGCGTGAGCAGGATGCCACCGATGGGGAGAAGGGTTACGACGGCAAGGATTTGGGTCGTTGAAGGGCCCTTCTCAGGCAAGAAGCTCTTGAACGTGGCTGCTGGGTGCTGTTGATGCTCAGCCAttgagtgaaagagagagagagagggctgaaGGAGAAAAGGGGAGGTGGGTTTTTATAGGGAGGGTGGCGATAGACACATGGGAGGAGGTGGACACGTGTCATGATCTTGGGGACTGATGGGCTGCATGGAGCACAACTCAGGTGGGACTTTTGTGGGAATCTCGCGCCACATTTTGGGTGGTTTCTGAAGAAGGCTGCTGTTTTGAATGCAGCTGGGTTTTGGACCGATTAGCGGGTGAAATCTTACGTACGCCGAGTGCGTCGTGCGCCCACCTGGTCGCTGCCTCCCATAGCGACGCTAGTTATGGTGCCTGGCTAACCCAAAAACTCACTGGGTCCACTGGTCgtttgacatccactccgtccatcagtttttcataTCATGATGGGATATTATGATAGGATgtgatccaaaaatgaggtagatcaaacgCTCAAGTGGGCTGGGATagaaatccaaatcattcaagTCTTCTTGGCCTGCTGTGATCTTTACACACATTCTATATATaatgttcataaggtgattctcatgccccagtggtagactcacaagaagGTTATGGGTTGAGTACCACTGTTCTGTGGGTATGTGTGAGATGTGAGTGCATGTGAaaaaatggaagagagagagagggaatgatcTAAATATCATCCTTATTTAAAACTTATGTGAgcctaataaaattttaatgatggacgttTAATTCTCaactctattattattatttttaattttatttacagTGGGCTTAATTACTTGTGGCCTAATAAtgctttaatggtggatgtttaatctCCACCttgttcttgtggtgtggcttacTTGTGGCCGagtaatgttttaatggtggacattcaatccccacttttcttCTGTTATGGCCTATTTGTATTTTGTATCTGAATTATTTTTGGACTTACATTCTAAAATGATGTGAGAAACGTAAATGATTTGCTTGTAGACTAGAATGGATGTCGCATgcacatcatggtagccccaaaGGGCTCAGGATTATAGGTAAATGAGTGGCTGCCTGCAGCCCTATAGTCAAAGCTCTATAGAGCCACCATGATTGTTTGAGTTATTTAAGTTTTTGACCagagagatccaaaactcaaatgctaCGTATATAGGAAACTAAATGCTCTTTTTTTAAAACTCGCCAATGgttacaggagttttggatcaggtttgtGCTCTCCTTTCACGGAATGAGTTGGATGGACTgtaaatatcacggtggcccacaggaaggtttcaatcgtggtttttatatatatatcgttttctcacttgagttttggatctctaaTCTTTGAGCCATGCAttagaatgagctggaaaaatagatgtacgAACAGAAatattatgatggccccacagagcatgAGATTACATGGGATTCCTGTGACCAGGTCAACTCACGTCCACCGGAAGAGCTTCCGTGGGTCATTCTATGTGAACTGAATTTTAATGTATAGCTGTTTTTTCACGACAGTATTTCACTCTGGGAAATCTAAACCGTGCAAAATGTGGGCCATGCTGTAAAGATCACGTAACTAGAAAATCAGGATGGCCTACTCGTCACTCTAACTATACCGTCAATTCAATAACATCCAATGACATGAAACGAACTACAATTTGGTCCATATAATGAATGGATCAGACTGATAATTTTCAAGTAATATGCATAATGGATCAAatcatttgaatggtttggatattcaTACAGGTGACCGGTTGGGGAAAATAAAGCACTTTACATGAACGTTAACTGTTCTCATTTTGTCTGCTTGACTCAGAAATTTTGATAGAATCGCtagtgtattttatccactccctccatccttTACCAGTTAATTTTAAGGcctgaccccaaaaatgaagcatatctaaagtttaagtggaccacaccataacaaACAGTGTAAATTAaaagtccaccgttgaaattttcttaggggctacggaagttttggatcaagttgatatttgtgttttccctttatcggATCTTTAAAGAGGCTGGACGACAAATAAAGATCACTGTGTGCCCTAGGATCACTGTGTGCCGTAGcaagtttcaatgatggaaatcattattcttgtggtgtggtccacttgagctttggatatgcttcaattttgggctcaacccctaaaaccagctggaaaaatggatggacgacgtggataaaccacatacattcacagtgggcccatagagtttactcagtacacaatctgatTTTCCTGAACTATTAATTCTTGGAAACAGAGCAATTTGCTTCTTTGGGTTTGGATAGCAGAGGGTAAAAGTCGACTAGGATGGGCTAGGCCCACCTTGCTTCCGGCTTGATTTAAGCTAAGATAGCGTGTGCATAAAGGAGAAACTAACAGCGTGGATCTGCCCATCTTAATTAAACCGATTAAGCCAGCCAGATGAATCCGTCTCTAGTGGGCCAAGCTGGTAGATCTGTCAAGAGGTCAGGTTTGGGTTTGGTCTTGGTGTACCCATATTGGGCCTGCCTATCGTTTTCGGGTTTGGGTTCTACCACCTACCGGGCCTTGGTCGGGATAGCCAACTTGAGGACCAGGACCCAGATCAGGGTGTCGGGTATACTTAGGGTATCATTCGGCTATTTAGACCATGGTAAATTTGAACCGGCTCGATGGATGGACTGGAACTCATACACGTGCGACCACCTTATAACATGGGTCGCGTGTAAGTAGGCTCTACCTTACCTTAGAGAAGGCCATGTTGATTATAATAGAGAAAGTCTagtcattgatctagaccatccatcagctGGGGCCACCTTTGATTGCAGGCTCTTCCCCAAAACACACTTCaataagatgatcctaaccatccgatcaattgacaggaaaaaaatagaagatgcatttttttttctttgcataACCCTATTTCTAAAAGCAACATGTGGCCCAAGCAAATCAGGTCAACATACCTACATGGTAGGAAGGTCACCATGCATTTTGCATCCATCCCATGTAGGGGCGATTATCATGccaaaacaaattaaaataaggTATATTGGTGACATTTAATAAGCTAAAAAATAAGttctaaaattaatttaattgccgaattgtaattttgaaatcaTTTAGGGATATTTTAGTTAAAAGTAAAACATTCAACCTTCGTTAACTGAACGAAGGgtagcttaaaaaaaaaaaaaatcatatttccagtgaaaattaatttaagcacttcataaattaaatttattaaaCAATCTAAATAagtgaaaatcattaaaaatataaatttcaatgataaatgcTGAAAATAAGTTTCATTAGACAGGCCAATTACATTGTGTTTATTTACATATGACACAACCCTTCCGGGTCTTAACCCTTAGACCctgaaccctaaaccctaaaccgaaCCCTCAGACaataaaccctaaatcctaaatgaAACCATTAGACCCTGAACCTTGAACCCTGAACCCTATATGGGCCCGGACCCGTCTTATGTGGGGCAATATGACCCGTTTTCTCTGATGACCGATACGATACACTGAAACAGATTTTTAATCGTTAGTAACCACTATCTCTTCCCTGACCAGATGTTGGAAGTTCATATCTAGCAAACGTCCCGATCCAAAGCCATGGGCTTAATGGACCGGGTGGGCCTGAGTTCAAAAACATTAGAATGGGCCCAGTTCAAAAGCCCAACCATCCAACGGTCCACCTCAAACAGCTTCAAAGTTCATGTGGGTTTAATCTAAATAAGAGCACACGTGCCAATACAGTGCATGTAAAAAGATCCGAGCTTTTCATGTGATGGGCCAGATTGTTTAGGTCAAATGACCGAAATAATAATAAGGTGATCTAGCCCGTGCGTAGGCAGGACTGTAcaattacaaaacaaatggacggttggtTAGGTAATAATTGTTGCTGTCCTTTTCTTCAACCGTACCTGGGTCTGCAATAGGAAGGAACTGGCCTGATTGTAGGGCCAGATGATGTAGGCAGCATGGCAAAGTCAAGGATAGCTCTGCTCCAGCACACTTGTACCATATTGGCACGTGTACTCGCACGGATGAGGGCTTAACAAATGTCTGATTGTTGGACAGACTCGCTCGGTGCTGAATCAAGTCGTGActcggccgagtcaactcggctgagtTGCAGGGTGATTCGGCCAGGCGAGGCCGAGTCACTGCTATAATATCATTGAATACTTGTAGTGTTAAAACAGACTGGACTCGACCGTGTCTGAGTCAATTCGGACGAGTTCTTGGGCCAGTCGTCAATCCTTGCAAATGTTTAAAAAGCGGCGTGTAGTGGGTGTACAGGTGGACCCCATTTTTTcgcatccaaaccgttgattctaTGGACCATTATACCTCCGACTATTGATAATTCATGCACCATAAGTTTTCCACGTGAAAAAATCCTGACCTTTCAGTAGGTGGCCAACAAATAAATGGCTAAAAGGAAAAGACAGCAGTGCTTCACATTCAACTAAAAGAAGGGTCGAATGTTCTAGGATTGGAATGTTCCAGTATGTGAActtttggtgcatggaccatccaaggtgggcccattgtatcaacggtttggatcacctaacTATATCTTTATACAAACCAGAGAATCGAATGGTGTTTTACCAACTTTCTGCCAAGCATGGTGCAAGATCTATATACTAATAGATGAACATACGGATGAACAAAAAAATTACAGCCGAACATTTGTATTTACGGTATAATTACATTATTCATCTATTAAATACAGTTATATCCTAAAAATTTTATAATACATTCTTTTACAGTTATATCCTCAGAATTATTCATCCAATTACAGTTCTATCCTAAGAATTTTATAATACATTCTTTTATATGCTTAGCTAAAGAGCCAACAACGAAAATTCATTGAAATAATCAAAATAACAAACAAAATACCAGCTAgattaaaaattaagatgatgGACAACAACAATTGGAACAATGTGAAATTCCTCCTAAAAGCTTAGTTAATCAGTTGTGCCCAAGTAGGTTTTGGGCCAAGTtgggcttattattattattattattattattattattattataaatttaaattCCATTCATCCTTTTGAGTTGCGCTTGATAAATGGGTTTGATGACATGTAGACACCATGGTGACGCCACACACAAGCATCCTATGCCCATTGTTCCTTATGTTGTAAAATAGATATCTTAAATTTTGTTCACTGaaatgctcgaccaatcgagggactggttcgactagtcgaagggaccttcgactagtcgaagtccGTTCAACTCAAAGTGCTGCAACGGTGTATTTGAGATTTCagggatgctcgaccagtcgagggataggctcgaccagtcgaaagagtccttcgaccaatcgaagcccTGACTCGATTAGTCGAGAGTTACG contains:
- the LOC131237893 gene encoding oleosin H2-like; the encoded protein is MAEHQQHPAATFKSFLPEKGPSTTQILAVVTLLPIGGILLTLSGITLTGSFIGLALATPVFIIFSPVIVPATIVVGLAVAGFLTSGAFGLTALSSLSWIANYIRGDRTTVPDHLDHAKRRMMDMGGYLGQRTKDMAQGVEGKARAGHEGART